From Zingiber officinale cultivar Zhangliang chromosome 5B, Zo_v1.1, whole genome shotgun sequence, the proteins below share one genomic window:
- the LOC121987557 gene encoding haloacid dehalogenase-like hydrolase domain-containing protein Sgpp: MSISQNSHAPESSLARLAPVEAVLFDVDGTLCDSDPLHYFAFREMLSKIGYNNGIPIDEEFFIKNISGRHNDDIASILFPGWDFEKTAKFVDDKEAMFRRIATEQLKPIDGIHKLCNWIKDHGLKRAAVSNAPRANAELMISMLGLSDFFQVVIVGSECERAKPFPDPYLKALKELNASAEHAFIFEDSASGIKAGVAAGMPVIGLTTRNPEKSLKEAGATFLIKDYEDPKLWKALEELEKMEQS; this comes from the exons CTCTCTTGCTAGGCTTGCTCCGGTTGAAGCGGTTTTATTCGATGTCGATGGAACTCTGTGTGATTCTGACCCCCTTCATTATTTTGCTTTTAGAGAGATGCTTTCAAAG ATTGGTTATAACAATGGAATCCCCATAGATGaagaatttttcataaaaaatatttcGGGAAGGCACAATGATGACATTGCTAGTATCTTATTTCCAGGCTGGGATTTTGAAAAAACTGCTAAATTTGTAGATGACAAGGAAGCTATGTTTAGAAG GATTGCGACCGAACAGTTAAAGCCAATAGACGGCATCCACAAGCTATGCAATTGGATTAAGGATCATGGCCTGAAGCGTGCAGCTGTATCCAATGCGCCGAGGGCAAATGCAGAGCTTATGATCTCGATGCTTGGTCTTTCAGACTTTTTCCAGGTTGTCATAGTTGGAAGTGAATGCGAGAGAGCCAAACCTTTCCCTGATCCTTACCTGAAGGCCCTCAAGGAGCTCAATGCATCGGCTGAACACGCATTTATCTTCGAG GACTCAGCATCAGGAATAAAAGCCGGAGTGGCTGCGGGAATGCCCGTTATCGGCTTAACGACGAGAAATCCAGAGAAATCTCTGAAGGAAGCAGGAGCTACCTTCCTCATTAAGGACTATGAAGATCCAAAGCTTTGGAAGGCATTGGAAGAGTTGGAAAAGATGGAGCAATCCTGA
- the LOC121987556 gene encoding paired amphipathic helix protein Sin3-like 1 produces the protein MMRSMDKRLKGESLRNDTTTRLEGENSRLGETQGIMADMDAIGSKRKRSEEESPVKQQTELNCIWDAELKSDFADLVWYTMILQRNLNVDKYKEFLQIMNGVRQRRISRVVAVKKVKELLREHPRLLLGFSDFLTKGLDETDLSITMKGPDYEDCSSFFLKIKSRFSRKDKKWKSFKKIMSLYINKKWSIDGVIQEVIMLFQGHDDLVEQFISFIPSWFEKVAAKDWPLSEYAGLYGIRDIESPCYYCLLHSIPRSSQAASLEASVINHRLICVAPGNASETFELRRKSIYEECLLRCEDDRYELDMLLRKLASTAKKVDSLLEKFPTDKIGPGTAFVVESHFTAEDLRCIQQLYSDFGSEVICLLRTNGSIILPIIRNRLQQKLEEGSRKRVGLEKVWAKVVGEYHLKSQVDGSY, from the exons ATGATGAGGAGCATGGATAAGCGGCTGAAGGGCGAGTCTCTTCGAAACGATAC AACCACGCGATTGGAGGGAGAGAATTCTCGGTTGGGTGAAACGCAAGGCATAATGGCTGATATGGACGCCATTGGGAGCAAGAGGAAGCGATCTGAAGAGGAATCTCCTGTGAAGCAACA AACCGAGCTTAACTGTATCTGGGATGCAGAATTAAAGTCAGATTTCGCAGATCTTGTTTGGTACACGATGATTCTGCAACGCAATTTGAACGTTGACAAGTACAAGGAATTCCTCCAGATTATGAACGGTGTACGGCAAAGAAG GATATCTCGAGTTGTGGCTGTAAAGAAGGTGAAAGAGTTGCTCCGTGAACATCCTAGGTTACTTTTGGGCTTCAGTGACTTCCTAACCAAGGGATTGGATGAAACTGATCTTTCCATCACTATGAAAGGACCAGACTATGAGGATTGTTCATCTTTCTTTCTCAAAATAAAG AGTCGTTTCTCTCGTAAAGATAAAAAGTGGAAGTCATTTAAGAAAATTATGAgcttatatattaataaaaaatggtCCATTGATGGAGTAATCCAGGAG GTGATAATGCTTTTTCAGGGCCATGATGACTTGGTCGAACAATTCATTTCTTTCATACCTAGTTGGTTCGAAAAAGTAGCTGCTAAAGATTGGCCTCTTTCTGAATATGCTGGCCTTTATGGGATCAGAGATATAGAAAGTCCTTGTTATTATTGTCTTCTG CACTCAATTCCTCGGTCAAGTCAAGCGGCTAGTCTTGAAGCATCTGTAATAAATCATCGGCTGATCTGTGTAGCACCTGGAAATGCTTCTGAAACTTTTGAGTTGAGAAGAAAAAGCATATATGAAGAATGCCTATTGAGATGCGAGGATGATAG ATACGAGCTGGATATGCTTTTGAGAAAGCTGGCTTCAACTGCAAAGAAAGTGGATAGTTTACTGGAGAAGTTCCCCACTGACAAAATTGGCCCAGGAACTGCATTTGTTGTTGAATCTCACTTCACTG CTGAAGATTTGAGATGTATACAACAGCTTTACAGCGACTTTGGATCAGAAGTCATTTGTCTTCTACGTACAAATGGAAGCATCATATTGCCTATTATACGAAATCGTTTACAACAAAAGCTAGAGGAAGGGTCAAGAAAGCGAGTGGGCTTGGAAAAGGTTTGGGCTAAAGTTGTTGGCGAGTATCATctgaaatcacaagttgatggAAGCTATTAG